A part of Drosophila ananassae strain 14024-0371.13 chromosome 2R, ASM1763931v2, whole genome shotgun sequence genomic DNA contains:
- the LOC6493735 gene encoding huntingtin-interacting protein 1-related protein → MATHAEKEFYQLNISVNKALNGLEAPLKTKHARSIIIMIHKTKEAKSFWMMATRQPLMQSRFTAWKFFHLLHKVMREGHDSAIRHSQSHKKMILEVGKMWGLLQDDIGCCIQSYSNLLASKLNFHDKNRLFPGSLNISFTELFVAVDRDLNYCFQLCVEIFDYLEDIIALQQTIFSSMNHYRMSSMTPQGQCRLAPIVCLIQDSNALYDMSVRLMFKLHDGLPYDVLSGHRERFSGLFLKLKDFYNNVRPLQYFKDLIVVPELPESSPNFKSQNDFTSYVPPVVHVPQEPDPVVEDLVDTNNVEAEAYSQAQQQLSVLEGIISEKEAGIEELSFKLVALQKNFDELEESYRHDVEDLQKNNTILANDLALSREMCANMRMQNDELELQINQNPILMQKAIEEEEKHKQSSEKFNKLKTLYTKIRDEHIQLLREQSESNKSLNKEKQTNSQLLLETKALTNEISKIKGNFEEKDKANLALQKQLDEQVEKMSQLEAIKSEIKEKYDDVVKEKQMQQLDINSTSENLRLNYIKIEELNAALNDTKEKLSSAESQINAKCTEIENTIKAHEGEKALLLSKIEELNVQHKSSNDAQSAQLLQSINDLKQKDIEFNEIKEKLSSAESEISLKISEIDKNFKAFEAEKGLLLTKIENLNSEHKSINDSQNAQLQQTINNLQEKETALQESVEAIKKLEQENVTIGQQKDDLQSKLLAAESQLSQATQQIDSITNSYQTCNTDLNELRKLVIKTVKEICNSKLSGSEQQPLEAIPNIIKEMEPLLNKFNNSAAISHFTSREGMHDVMYLGYVFIKLYDQCDIVYKTTTAIETGQEIFTKTSLLCSDVCQLFQYLINNETKDSERQTISSNIQAKLTDIGKLIEKIRATIEQKIDLDKLLEIELREMDAAIDDAASKITELLAKARAKDNQTNLEVNGKIVDACTTLMECVKILIQKSRLLQHEIVASQKGNASANEFYRRNSQWSDGLISASKSVAKAANYLVEAANKAIESESGKNFELIVAAQEIAACTTQMVIASKVKADRNSQKLTDLTKASRSVTQATGTLVATVKDCNSQLEQQSELELAKLTPSQIKTMEMEIHVKVLEIEQALQTQRQKLSSFRREHYKNAEY, encoded by the exons ATGGCAACTCACGCCGAGAAAGAGTTCTACCAATTG AACATAAGTGTAAATAAAGCTTTGAATGGCTTGGAGGCACCACTCAAAACAAAACATGCTCGATCCATAATCATCATGATTCACAAGACCAAGGAGGCCAAGAGCTTCTGGATGATGGCCACCCGCCAGCCATTGATGCAGAGCCGGTTCACAGCCTGGAAGTTCTTCCACCTCCTGCACAAGGTCATGAGGGAGGGCCACGACAGTGCGATTAGGCACTCGCAGAGCCACAAGAAAATGATCCTGGAGGTTGGGAAAATGTGGGGACTCCTGCAGGATGACATTGGTTGCTGTATACAGTCGTACAGCAACCTCCTGGCCTCCAAACTGAACTTCCACGACAAAAACCGATTGTTTCCCGGTAGCTTGAACATTTCCTTTACCGAACTCTTTGTTGCTGTGGACAGGGACTTGAACTACTG TTTTCAATTGTGCGTCGAAATCTTTGACTATCTAGAGGACATCATTGCCCTGCAGCAGACCATTTTCTCGTCAATGAACCACTACCGAATGTCGTCGATGACTCCGCAAGGACAGTGTCGATTGGCACCCATAGTCTGCCTTATTCAGGATTCCAATGCCCTGTATGATATGAGCGTGCGTCTTATGTTCAAGCTTCATGATGGTTTACCTTACGATGTTCTGTCCGGCCATAGAGAGCGGTTTAGTGGCCTGTTTTTGAAGTTGAAAGATTTCTACAACAACGTTCGTCCTCTTCAGTATTTTAAGGACTTAATAGTTGTTCCCGAGCTGCCAGAGTCAAGTCCGAATTTCAAATCCCAGAATGATTTCACCAGTTACGTACCGCCAGTTGTCCACGTGCCCCAAGAACCCGATCCAGTTGTGGAGGACCTCGTTGATACGAATAATGTGGAGGCTGAGGCATATAGTCAAGCGCAGCAACAGCTCAGTGTTTTGGAAGGAATAATTAGTGAGAAAGAGGCTGGCATTGAGGAGCTTTCCTTTAAACTGGTAGCCCTACAAAAGAACTTTGACGAACTGGAAGAAAGCTACAGACACGATGTGGAGGACTTGCAGAAAAACAATACCATCTTGGCCAATGACCTCGCACTTTCTAGGGAAATGTGCGCCAACATGCGCATGCAAAACGATGAACTGGAACTTCAAATCAACCAAAATCCAATTCTTATGC AAAAGGCCATTGAAGAGGAGGAAAAACACAAGCAGTCTTCGGAGAAATTCAATAAACTGAAAACATTGTACACCAAAATTCGAGATGAACACATTCAGTTATTAAGAGAG cAAAGTGAGTCCAATAAATCGTTAAACAAAGAAAAGCAAACCAACTCCCAGTTGCTGCTGGAAACAAAGGCACTTACCAACGAAATCTCCAAGATTAAAGGGAACTTTGAAGAGAAAGATAAAGCCAACTTGGCTTTGCAAAAGCAACTCGACGAGCAAGTCGAAAAAATGTCACAACTCGAGGCAATCAAGAGTGAAATTAAGGAAAAGTACGATGATGTAGTTAAGGAAAAACAAATGCAGCAACTAGACATTAATTCCACCTCTGAAAACTTGAGgctaaattatattaaaatcgAGGAGCTCAACGCCGCCTTAAATGACACAAAGGAAAAACTATCAAGTGCCGAAAGCCaaataaatgcaaaatgtACAGAAATCGAGAACACTATCAAGGCCCACGAAGGAGAGAAGGCGCTTCTTCTATCAAAGATAGAGGAACTAAACGTCCAACATAAAAGCAGCAACGACGCTCAAAGTGCCCAACTGCTGCAGAGCATCAATGACTTGAAGCAGAAGGATATAGAGTTCAACGAAATTAAGGAGAAATTGTCGAGTGCGGAGAGTGAGATTAGTTTGAAAATCAGCGAAATTGACAAAAACTTCAAAGCTTTTGAAGCGGAAAAGGGCCTGCTCTTGACAAAAATAGAGAATTTAAATTCGGAGCACAAGAGTATTAACGATTCACAAAATGCCCAGTTGCAGCAGacaataaataatttacaaGAGAAGGAAACAGCACTCCAG GAATCGGTGGAAGCTATCAAGAAACTGGAGCAGGAAAATGTGACAATAGGGCAACAAAAGGATGATTTGCAAAGCAAACTTTTGGCAGCTGAAAGCCAACTATCCCAGGCCACACAACAAATCGATTCCATAACAAATTCCTACCAGACTTGTAATACAGATTTAAACGAACTTAGAAAGTTGGTTATAAAAACTGTAAAGGAGATCTGTAATTCGAAGCTGAGTGGATCGGAGCAACAACCCCTGGAAGCTATACCAAATATTATTAAGGAAATGGAGCCGCTGTTGAACAAATTCAACAACTCTGCTGCTATAAGTCACTTTACTTCCAGGGAGGGGATGCACGATGTCATGTATTTGGGATATGTGTTTATAAAACTGTACGATCAGTGCGACATTGTTTACAAAACCACAACTGCTATTGAAACGGGGCAAG AAATCTTCACAAAAACatctctgctctgctctgaTGTTTGCCAGTTGTTCCAGTATTTGATAAACAATGAGACGAAGGACAGTGAAAGGCAGACAATTTCTTCCAATATACAAGCAAAGTTGACGGATATTGGAAAACTAATCGAAAAGATTAGGGCTACCATCGAGCAGAAGATCGATCTGGACAAGCTTCTTGAGATAGAACTGCGGGAGATGGATGCTGCCATCGATGATGCTGCCTCGAAAATCACCGAACTGCTGGCAAAGGCTCGCGCGAAGGACAACCAAACCAATCTAGAGGTGAATGGCAAAATTGTGGACGCCTGTACGACGCTAATGGAGTGTGTCAagattttaatacaaaaatcgCGTCTTCTGCAGCACGAAATAGTGGCGTCACAAAAGG GTAATGCAAGTGCCAACGAGTTCTACAGGAGAAACAGTCAGTGGTCGGATGGCCTGATATCCGCTTCTAAAAGTGTAGCCAAGGCGGCCAATTACCTCGTTGAGGCGGCCAACAAAGCCATTGAAAGTGAGTCTGGCAAAAACTTTGAGCTTATTGTGGCGGCCCAGGAAATAGCCGCTTGCACGACCCAAATGGTTATAGCCAGCAAGGTCAAGGCCGATCGCAACAGCCAAAAGTTGACGGACCTGACCAAGGCATCGCGCAGTGTGACCCAGGCAACAGGTACGTTGGTGGCCACGGTCAAGGACTGCAACTCGCAGCTGGAGCAGCAGAGCGAGCTTGAACTTGCGAAACTAACGCCGTCGCAGATCAAGACGATGGAGATGGAAATTCACGTCAAAGTACTCGAAATCGAACAAGCGCTTCAGACGCAGCGACAGAAGCTGTCTTCGTTTAGGAGAGAGCATTACAAAAACGCCGAGTATTAA